One segment of Mycoplasmopsis glycophila DNA contains the following:
- the lepA gene encoding translation elongation factor 4: MNKDKIKNFSIIAHIDHGKSTLADRILEYTGTVSNRELKDQFLDSMDLEQERGITIKLNAVQLKYKDYTFHLIDTPGHVDFTYEVSRSLAASEGALLLVDATQGIEAQTLANVYLAIENNLEIIPVINKIDLPSANVDEVKQEIEDVIGIPTENAVLVSAKTGQGVHELLDAIVKYIPAPRDADDNKPLKALIFDSYFDAYRGVVMLVRIFEGKLKPGDKFIFMSRKKEEQDYHVIDLGVRNPHETKKDCLEAGEVGWVSAAIRDAKEVHVGDTITLANNPTDKPLAGYKKMKPVVFTGFYPIDTRDYSLLKESLEKISLSDSSITWEQETSKALGFGFRVGFLGLLHMEILQERLDREYKVGIIATAPSVEYLVYMTNGNIEKISNPTMLPDRTFIDKIEEPYIEANIFIPNEYIGNVMELCQNKRGIYKSLESIDAKRSRVVYELPLAETIFDFFDRLKSSTKGYASFEYEWIGYRESDLVKVDILLNGDKVDAFSIITHRDKAYESSRELCKKLKDAIPRQNFEVPVQATIGGKIIARETIKAYRKDVTAKLYGGDVTRRQKLLKKQKEGKKRMKKLGTIEVPQEAFLSILKTNIEPK; this comes from the coding sequence ATGAATAAAGATAAAATTAAAAATTTTTCCATTATTGCACATATTGATCACGGTAAAAGCACTTTAGCAGACCGTATTTTAGAATACACAGGAACAGTAAGTAATCGTGAACTTAAAGACCAGTTTCTTGATTCAATGGATCTTGAACAAGAAAGAGGGATTACAATCAAATTAAATGCTGTACAACTAAAATATAAAGATTACACTTTTCATTTAATTGATACTCCTGGACATGTCGATTTTACTTATGAAGTTTCTCGTTCGTTAGCAGCAAGCGAAGGTGCTCTTTTATTGGTTGATGCAACACAAGGTATTGAAGCTCAAACATTAGCCAATGTGTATTTAGCAATAGAAAATAATTTAGAAATCATACCAGTAATAAACAAAATTGATCTACCTAGTGCTAATGTAGATGAAGTAAAACAAGAAATCGAAGACGTTATTGGAATTCCAACAGAAAATGCTGTTTTAGTTAGTGCTAAAACAGGACAGGGTGTTCATGAATTACTAGATGCAATTGTAAAATATATTCCTGCTCCGCGTGATGCTGATGACAACAAACCATTAAAAGCATTAATTTTTGATAGCTATTTTGATGCATATCGTGGTGTAGTTATGCTAGTAAGAATCTTCGAAGGTAAATTAAAACCAGGTGATAAATTCATTTTTATGTCACGTAAAAAAGAAGAACAAGATTATCACGTAATTGATCTTGGGGTAAGAAATCCACACGAAACTAAAAAAGATTGTCTTGAAGCTGGTGAAGTTGGTTGAGTTTCTGCAGCTATACGTGATGCAAAAGAAGTTCACGTTGGAGATACAATTACTCTTGCTAATAATCCAACAGACAAGCCTTTAGCTGGTTACAAAAAAATGAAGCCCGTTGTTTTCACTGGTTTTTATCCAATTGACACTAGAGATTATTCTCTTTTAAAAGAGAGCCTTGAAAAAATATCATTAAGTGACTCATCAATTACATGAGAACAAGAAACTTCTAAAGCACTAGGATTTGGATTTAGAGTAGGATTTTTAGGTCTACTTCACATGGAAATTCTCCAAGAAAGATTAGATAGAGAATATAAAGTAGGGATCATTGCTACAGCTCCTTCTGTTGAATATTTAGTTTATATGACAAATGGAAATATAGAAAAAATTTCAAATCCAACAATGCTTCCTGACCGAACTTTTATTGATAAAATTGAAGAACCTTATATTGAAGCTAATATTTTTATTCCAAACGAATATATTGGAAATGTTATGGAGCTTTGTCAAAATAAAAGAGGAATTTACAAATCTCTTGAATCTATTGATGCTAAACGTTCAAGAGTGGTTTATGAACTACCGTTAGCTGAAACGATTTTTGATTTCTTTGATCGTTTAAAATCGAGCACAAAAGGTTACGCTTCATTCGAATATGAATGAATTGGATACCGTGAAAGTGATCTTGTTAAAGTCGATATTTTACTTAACGGAGATAAAGTTGATGCCTTTTCAATAATCACACACAGAGATAAAGCATATGAAAGTTCAAGAGAACTTTGTAAAAAATTAAAAGATGCTATTCCAAGACAAAACTTTGAAGTTCCAGTTCAAGCAACAATTGGTGGAAAAATTATTGCTAGAGAAACAATTAAAGCATATCGTAAAGATGTTACCGCAAAACTTTATGGTGGAGATGTTACACGTCGTCAAAAGCTTCTTAAAAAACAAAAAGAAGGTAAAAAACGTATGAAAAAACTAGGAACAATCGAAGTTCCACAAGAAGCATTTTTATCAATTTTAAAGACAAATATCGAGCCAAAATAA
- the rplK gene encoding 50S ribosomal protein L11 — translation MAKKEIQRIAKLEFIAGQAKPGPALAGVGVNMPEFTRAFNDATRDRGNEPVPVQITVYKDKTFEFKLFTAPASFKIKQAAKIKSGASNAKTTVVATISKDQLREIAEYKLPDLNTDDVDAAMATIAGTAKQMGVLVEGYDDIFKAKAAAKAAAKAAKAAKAKEAALAEDLENLKETKGQAIEVTTIRDEEKSREEGEE, via the coding sequence ATGGCAAAAAAAGAAATTCAAAGAATTGCTAAATTAGAGTTCATTGCCGGGCAAGCTAAACCAGGGCCAGCTCTTGCTGGTGTTGGTGTTAACATGCCTGAATTCACTAGAGCTTTTAATGACGCAACAAGAGATAGAGGAAACGAACCAGTTCCAGTACAAATTACAGTTTACAAAGACAAAACATTCGAATTTAAATTATTCACAGCTCCTGCTTCATTCAAAATCAAACAAGCTGCAAAAATCAAATCAGGTGCTTCAAATGCTAAAACAACTGTTGTAGCTACAATTTCAAAAGATCAACTCAGAGAAATTGCAGAATACAAATTACCTGACTTAAATACAGATGATGTAGATGCTGCTATGGCAACAATCGCTGGTACAGCTAAACAAATGGGAGTTTTAGTAGAAGGATACGACGATATTTTCAAAGCTAAAGCTGCTGCTAAAGCTGCTGCTAAAGCTGCTAAAGCTGCTAAAGCTAAAGAAGCTGCTCTTGCAGAAGATTTAGAAAACTTAAAAGAAACAAAAGGTCAAGCTATTGAAGTTACAACAATTAGAGATGAAGAAAAATCAAGAGAAGAAGGAGAAGAATAA
- the rplA gene encoding 50S ribosomal protein L1, with protein MARKLSKNLREARASFDRTVAYELAEAIELAKKTSYAKFDASIDLAFNLNLDVRKADQQLRGAVLLPNGTGKTVRVLVATNNPEKAKLAKEAGADMVLDGQAVEQKIKEDDFDFDVMVADPTMMPLLGKYGKKLGPKGLMPNPKTGTVTPTPEKAVEELKKGKANYRTDKAGIVHSLIGKSSMSTEALVENAKTLITLIKRLKPAAVKGTYILNLTVSASMGPSVKIKLEK; from the coding sequence ATGGCTAGAAAACTTTCTAAAAATTTAAGAGAAGCTAGAGCTTCTTTTGATAGAACAGTAGCTTACGAACTTGCGGAAGCTATTGAACTTGCTAAAAAAACTTCTTACGCTAAATTTGACGCTTCAATCGATTTAGCTTTCAACCTTAACCTTGATGTTAGAAAAGCTGACCAACAATTACGTGGTGCTGTTTTACTGCCAAACGGAACAGGAAAAACAGTTAGAGTATTAGTTGCTACAAACAACCCTGAAAAAGCTAAATTAGCTAAAGAAGCTGGTGCAGATATGGTATTAGATGGACAAGCAGTTGAACAAAAAATCAAAGAAGATGACTTTGATTTTGATGTTATGGTTGCTGATCCTACAATGATGCCTTTACTTGGAAAATACGGAAAAAAACTTGGACCTAAAGGTTTAATGCCAAACCCTAAAACAGGTACAGTTACTCCTACTCCAGAAAAAGCTGTTGAAGAACTTAAAAAAGGTAAAGCAAACTACCGTACAGATAAAGCTGGTATTGTACACTCTCTTATCGGAAAATCAAGCATGTCAACTGAAGCTTTAGTTGAAAATGCTAAAACACTTATCACATTAATTAAAAGATTAAAACCTGCAGCTGTTAAAGGAACATACATTCTTAACTTAACAGTTTCAGCATCAATGGGACCAAGTGTTAAAATTAAACTTGAAAAATAA
- the ychF gene encoding redox-regulated ATPase YchF, producing MALKAGIVGLPNVGKSTLFSAITKKKVEASNYAFTTIEPNISSVPLLDKRLQQIAKIINPDKIVYATFDFVDIAGLVQGASKGEGLGNKFLANIREVDAIIHVVRCFENKNIMHVANSVDPVRDKEVINYELLLADLETINNVLNRVAKKAKSGDKEGILEQNTALKVKEALEQNIPARELDLDENEQKIIKGYHLLTFKPIIYVANLSNDQFANYQNDPLFIALKNSLKDYEKIIPICVQLESELIEIEEEEEKQELLAMYGIEISGLDVLTREAFDLLNLQTYFTAGKIEARAWVFHKGWAAPRCAGVIHTDFEKKFIKADVISFADFIEFQGEQGAKNAGKLRSEGKNYIMQDGDICHFKFGK from the coding sequence ATGGCTTTAAAAGCAGGAATTGTAGGATTACCAAACGTTGGAAAAAGTACACTTTTTAGTGCTATTACAAAGAAAAAAGTGGAAGCATCAAATTATGCTTTCACAACTATTGAACCTAACATTTCATCTGTTCCACTTCTTGATAAAAGATTACAACAAATTGCCAAAATTATTAATCCAGATAAAATAGTTTATGCAACATTTGATTTTGTCGATATTGCTGGATTGGTACAAGGAGCTTCAAAAGGTGAAGGACTTGGAAATAAATTTTTAGCAAATATTCGTGAGGTGGACGCAATTATTCATGTTGTAAGATGTTTTGAAAATAAAAATATCATGCACGTTGCAAATAGTGTTGACCCTGTTAGGGACAAAGAAGTTATCAATTATGAACTTTTACTTGCTGATTTAGAAACTATCAATAATGTTTTAAATCGTGTTGCGAAAAAAGCTAAATCAGGAGATAAAGAAGGTATTTTAGAGCAAAATACAGCTTTAAAAGTTAAAGAAGCACTTGAACAAAATATTCCTGCTAGAGAACTTGATTTAGACGAAAACGAACAAAAAATCATCAAAGGATATCATTTATTAACTTTTAAACCTATTATTTATGTAGCAAATTTAAGTAACGATCAATTTGCAAATTACCAAAATGATCCGCTCTTTATAGCATTAAAAAATTCACTTAAAGACTATGAAAAAATCATTCCTATTTGTGTGCAATTAGAAAGCGAATTAATCGAAATTGAAGAGGAAGAAGAAAAACAAGAATTACTAGCAATGTATGGAATTGAAATTAGCGGACTTGATGTTTTAACAAGAGAAGCTTTTGATTTATTAAACTTACAAACTTATTTTACAGCAGGTAAAATAGAAGCCCGTGCATGAGTATTTCACAAAGGTTGAGCTGCACCAAGATGTGCTGGTGTAATTCATACTGATTTTGAAAAGAAATTTATTAAAGCTGATGTAATTTCTTTTGCTGACTTTATCGAATTTCAAGGTGAGCAAGGTGCAAAAAATGCTGGAAAATTACGTTCAGAAGGAAAAAATTATATAATGCAAGATGGTGACATTTGTCATTTCAAATTTGGTAAATAA
- a CDS encoding DNA topoisomerase subunit B, translating into MSEVKKQSYDASNIKFLEGLEHVRLRPGMYIGTTAKAGLHHLVWEIVDNSVDEAMAGFAKNINITITREESIRVEDDGRGIPVGPHPKFGISALEVVLTKLNAGGKFESNAYKVSGGLHGVGASVVNALSDWLKAWVKRDGNIYYAEFANGGKTVKSTEIVGSVAPGVTGTTIEFHPDFKVMDKGLFDKELIIDHAKQIAHLNRGLYVSVTDERDNTFQEFKYDNGIIDYVKELNEGYNPINKDIIYAEGEYEVPNKNGDGTITIGVEVASQYLNDFYRSNIISYTNNIATHEGGTHVSGFYDSLMRLINNYAIEKGYIKTDAEKFSREDLTEGLTAVISIKHPQPQFEGQTKGKLGSKDARMAVNKVYSEVFERVLNENPELAKKIINIATIARKGRLASNAARDSARRKSAFDNGGLPGKLSDCTSRNAEISELYIVEGNSAGGSAKMGRDRKTQAILPLRGKVINVEKARQEKVFENEEIGSLITALGTGLGDTFNINKLRYHKIVIMTDADVDGAHIRTLLLTFFYRYFKPLIEYGFVYIAQPPLYKISQNKTVEYAYNDQQKDEIMSKLNPNLKINIQRYKGLGEMDPEQLWETTMDPERRKMLQVQIEDAYKADLVFTTLMGELVEPRKEFIEKNAKYVKNIDL; encoded by the coding sequence ATGAGCGAAGTAAAAAAACAATCTTATGATGCTAGCAATATTAAGTTTTTAGAAGGGTTAGAGCACGTTCGTTTAAGACCTGGTATGTATATCGGGACTACAGCTAAAGCTGGTTTACACCATCTTGTTTGAGAAATTGTAGATAACTCAGTCGATGAAGCTATGGCTGGCTTTGCTAAAAACATTAACATCACAATCACAAGAGAAGAAAGTATTAGAGTAGAAGATGATGGACGCGGTATTCCGGTTGGACCTCATCCAAAATTCGGAATCAGTGCATTAGAAGTTGTTTTAACAAAACTAAATGCTGGTGGGAAATTCGAATCAAACGCTTATAAAGTAAGTGGTGGATTACACGGTGTTGGTGCTAGTGTTGTTAATGCTTTAAGTGACTGACTAAAAGCTTGAGTTAAAAGAGACGGAAATATTTATTATGCAGAATTTGCTAATGGTGGTAAAACAGTAAAATCAACTGAAATTGTAGGTTCTGTTGCTCCTGGAGTGACAGGTACAACAATTGAGTTTCACCCTGATTTTAAAGTTATGGATAAAGGACTTTTTGATAAAGAACTTATTATTGACCACGCAAAACAAATCGCTCACTTAAATAGAGGACTCTACGTTAGTGTTACAGACGAAAGAGACAACACATTTCAAGAATTTAAATATGATAATGGAATTATTGACTACGTTAAAGAATTAAACGAAGGGTATAATCCAATTAATAAAGATATTATTTATGCTGAAGGTGAATATGAAGTACCTAATAAAAATGGTGATGGGACAATCACAATTGGTGTTGAAGTAGCTTCACAATATTTAAACGACTTTTACCGTAGTAATATTATTTCTTACACAAACAATATTGCAACACATGAAGGTGGAACTCACGTTTCTGGTTTTTATGATTCTTTAATGCGTTTAATTAATAATTATGCAATTGAAAAAGGTTACATTAAAACTGATGCAGAAAAATTTTCTCGTGAAGATTTAACAGAAGGATTAACCGCTGTTATTTCGATTAAACATCCGCAACCTCAATTTGAAGGTCAAACAAAAGGTAAACTTGGTTCTAAAGATGCTAGAATGGCAGTAAATAAAGTTTATTCAGAAGTTTTCGAAAGAGTACTAAATGAAAATCCTGAACTTGCGAAAAAAATTATTAATATCGCAACAATAGCACGTAAAGGTCGTTTAGCTTCAAATGCAGCTCGTGATAGCGCAAGAAGAAAAAGTGCTTTTGACAATGGTGGACTTCCAGGTAAATTAAGTGATTGTACTTCAAGAAATGCAGAAATTAGTGAACTTTATATTGTCGAAGGGAACTCTGCTGGTGGTAGTGCAAAAATGGGACGTGATCGTAAAACACAAGCCATCTTGCCACTTCGTGGAAAAGTTATTAATGTTGAAAAAGCAAGACAAGAAAAAGTTTTTGAAAACGAAGAAATCGGTTCATTAATTACAGCACTAGGAACAGGGCTTGGAGATACATTTAACATCAATAAATTAAGGTATCACAAAATTGTAATTATGACTGACGCTGACGTGGATGGAGCGCACATTCGTACTTTACTTTTAACATTTTTCTATAGATATTTTAAACCTTTAATTGAATATGGATTTGTTTATATCGCTCAACCTCCACTTTATAAAATTTCACAAAATAAAACAGTTGAATATGCATATAACGATCAACAAAAAGATGAAATAATGAGCAAGTTAAATCCAAACTTAAAAATTAATATTCAACGTTACAAAGGGCTTGGAGAAATGGATCCAGAACAACTTTGAGAAACAACAATGGATCCAGAAAGAAGAAAAATGCTTCAAGTTCAAATCGAAGATGCATATAAAGCAGATTTAGTTTTCACAACTTTAATGGGTGAGCTTGTCGAACCTAGAAAAGAATTCATCGAAAAAAACGCTAAATACGTTAAAAACATCGATTTATAA
- the trmB gene encoding tRNA (guanosine(46)-N7)-methyltransferase TrmB has product MRLRHDKTAQEELNKSEFYLKTFPVHLKENNVLEIGAGKGEMITQLALQNPDITYYALEKYPTVAKKILTKIQKLNIHNLFILTEDAIKIPELFVGKIDTIWLTFSDPWPKKAHTKRRLTYKTFLDLYKTILSSEGKLYFKTDNDKLFDFSLESLNENNWEILDHTRDLHQSKYNDTNIKTGYETKWSEQGKNINFLIAKPKKD; this is encoded by the coding sequence ATGAGATTAAGACATGATAAAACAGCACAGGAAGAACTTAATAAATCAGAATTTTATTTAAAGACTTTTCCTGTGCACTTAAAAGAAAATAATGTGTTAGAAATTGGTGCCGGTAAAGGTGAAATGATAACACAATTAGCGCTACAAAATCCTGATATTACTTATTATGCACTTGAAAAATATCCAACAGTAGCTAAAAAAATACTAACAAAAATACAAAAATTAAACATTCACAACTTGTTTATATTAACCGAAGATGCAATTAAGATCCCTGAACTTTTTGTTGGTAAAATAGATACTATTTGACTCACATTTAGTGATCCATGACCTAAAAAAGCGCATACCAAAAGAAGATTAACATATAAAACTTTTTTAGATTTATATAAAACAATTTTGTCAAGTGAAGGTAAATTATATTTTAAAACAGATAATGATAAACTATTTGATTTTTCACTTGAATCATTAAATGAAAACAATTGAGAAATTTTGGATCACACAAGAGATTTGCACCAAAGTAAATATAACGATACAAACATTAAAACTGGTTATGAAACGAAATGATCAGAACAAGGAAAAAACATTAATTTCTTAATAGCAAAACCTAAAAAAGATTAA
- a CDS encoding YitT family protein, whose translation MFNFWNKNNKKTFKEDIEEALIELDVTNRITKKHTIYKRTKMSNFGLKLSSLYSYMPIWKITLITVITAIFFGVISVFFVKNVGIYNFGLAAFGQAAARILITLLKEGTVTETVRNLIDQFVFWILYIILSIPIFIFGYKRIGKLFTNLTVLFLAVSSLVSFSIGLIPGANQAYLIGNFQNSQIKDVLPGFKKALSGVIPLLWNDGGNIIALMIYAIVYGYLLAWIFAIIQIIGGTAGVTGVIGEWYANEKQKSFGSISGYMNIIIVFISVAVGSWLPGSLLLQEAYKTNLSEMKNLVENSNVADQIHSFKFENLLSLDKSTVESAKNNLQTIISKIEPESEAGFVISNWLVYRLSEINDSSAVIKISSIMENLNKAEEFNIVLKQYKTIKEITDNAWKFSLYLSPNFIATILTNVVYILTLNKLYPKFKLVRVEIFSEKWNEIRDSINADSKIVTGITIFKARGGFKGNEVNVVTSISLFRHVVRILKAVHKIDPEAFVSISDVSSIDGYVYLPENKF comes from the coding sequence ATGTTTAATTTCTGAAATAAAAATAATAAAAAAACATTCAAAGAAGACATTGAAGAAGCTTTAATTGAGTTAGATGTTACTAATCGCATCACTAAAAAGCACACAATCTACAAGAGAACCAAAATGTCCAACTTCGGTCTTAAGTTAAGTTCTCTTTATTCTTATATGCCAATTTGAAAAATAACTTTGATAACAGTAATTACTGCTATTTTCTTTGGTGTAATAAGTGTTTTCTTCGTTAAAAATGTTGGTATTTATAATTTTGGTTTAGCTGCCTTTGGTCAAGCTGCTGCTAGAATTTTAATCACACTTCTTAAAGAAGGAACAGTAACTGAAACTGTTCGGAATTTAATTGACCAGTTTGTTTTCTGAATTCTTTATATAATTCTCAGTATTCCGATTTTTATTTTTGGTTACAAAAGAATCGGAAAGCTTTTTACTAATTTAACAGTTTTATTTTTAGCTGTTTCTTCACTTGTTTCTTTCTCAATCGGATTAATTCCTGGTGCTAACCAAGCTTACTTAATTGGAAACTTTCAAAATAGTCAAATCAAAGATGTTTTACCTGGTTTCAAAAAAGCTTTAAGTGGTGTTATACCACTTTTATGAAATGATGGTGGTAATATTATTGCCTTAATGATTTACGCAATAGTCTACGGTTATTTACTTGCTTGAATTTTTGCAATTATTCAAATTATTGGTGGAACAGCAGGTGTTACTGGGGTAATTGGGGAATGATATGCAAATGAAAAACAAAAATCATTTGGTTCAATTTCAGGATACATGAATATTATAATTGTCTTTATTTCTGTTGCCGTTGGTTCATGACTTCCTGGTTCATTATTGCTACAAGAAGCATACAAAACAAACCTTTCAGAAATGAAAAATTTAGTTGAAAACAGCAATGTTGCAGATCAAATTCATTCATTTAAATTCGAAAACCTACTCAGTTTAGACAAATCTACAGTAGAAAGCGCTAAAAATAATCTACAAACAATAATCAGTAAAATAGAACCAGAGTCAGAAGCTGGCTTTGTTATCTCGAATTGATTAGTTTATCGTCTTTCAGAAATAAACGATTCATCTGCGGTAATTAAAATTAGCTCTATTATGGAAAATCTTAATAAAGCAGAAGAATTTAATATTGTTTTAAAACAATATAAAACAATCAAAGAAATTACTGATAATGCTTGAAAATTCTCACTTTATTTATCTCCTAACTTTATTGCAACAATTTTAACAAACGTTGTTTATATTCTTACTTTAAATAAACTTTATCCTAAGTTTAAACTTGTGCGTGTTGAAATCTTTTCAGAAAAATGAAATGAAATTCGTGACTCTATTAATGCAGATTCAAAAATTGTGACCGGAATTACTATCTTTAAAGCTCGTGGTGGATTTAAAGGTAATGAAGTTAATGTTGTAACTTCAATTTCGCTATTTAGACATGTTGTAAGGATTTTAAAAGCAGTGCACAAAATTGATCCCGAAGCATTCGTTTCTATTTCTGATGTTTCAAGTATTGATGGATATGTATATCTACCAGAAAATAAATTCTAA
- a CDS encoding thermonuclease family protein codes for MNKILKKYSFFARFFYLFNGMRFGVNKICISILGFCFVLLSVIFGAIKFKENRFLVGQSIVRQKYIVTKVIDGDTFEINNSKVVRLFGIDCPEVYKTYKDEKLAEYENYFGQKATNYVKKYLAKHNFGVYLDVISKDKYNRDVCVAYVNKEAKIARSLNLELIKNGLAIPAYLDVHKKKSPYYQKGSFALEYYKLSLESYENAKMTKIGLNSYKLTQVFHKKRRN; via the coding sequence TTGAATAAAATTTTAAAAAAATATAGTTTTTTTGCTCGATTTTTTTATCTATTTAATGGTATGAGATTTGGAGTAAATAAAATTTGTATCAGTATATTAGGTTTTTGTTTTGTTCTTTTAAGTGTTATTTTTGGTGCTATCAAATTTAAGGAAAACAGGTTTTTAGTAGGACAAAGTATTGTTCGTCAAAAATATATAGTTACAAAAGTAATTGATGGCGATACTTTTGAAATAAATAATAGTAAAGTTGTTAGACTTTTTGGGATTGATTGTCCTGAAGTTTATAAAACTTATAAAGATGAAAAACTAGCAGAATATGAAAATTATTTTGGACAAAAAGCGACAAACTATGTGAAGAAGTATTTAGCTAAACATAATTTTGGAGTGTATTTAGATGTAATTAGTAAAGATAAATATAACCGCGATGTTTGTGTTGCTTATGTTAATAAAGAGGCTAAAATCGCTCGTAGTTTAAATTTAGAACTCATTAAAAATGGATTAGCTATACCTGCGTATTTGGATGTTCATAAGAAAAAAAGTCCGTATTATCAAAAAGGGTCATTTGCGCTTGAGTATTATAAATTATCATTAGAATCTTATGAGAATGCTAAAATGACTAAAATTGGTTTGAATAGTTATAAGTTAACTCAAGTTTTTCATAAAAAAAGACGAAACTAA